In the Pelmatolapia mariae isolate MD_Pm_ZW linkage group LG10_11, Pm_UMD_F_2, whole genome shotgun sequence genome, GCTGGTCAGTCCTCATAATGCACGCgcctttttgtgcatttttacacattttattcagttACCCTAACATTACGTTATAAAGCAGGACACACACAGTGTCTATTTTTTTTGAATTTGCCATCTAGGTTCAAAATATGCAGCAACACAGAAATCTGAGCCATATtcccaaaaggaaaaaaataaataaaaaaatcctcTCTTACCTTGATGAAGGACACATTTGAAGGGAACTCCCCAGGCTGCACCGTGGATGTTTGTGTTAGCGGGGGTGCAGCAATGGGACCCCTGGAGATCCGTAGGGATACAGGAAAAGAGCAGCTCTCAGAGTGATCAGCGGGGGGTGAATCACAGTCTTCTTGCTCCATTTCCCCTGTTTTGCTGCCCTGCCTCTGGGTCTCCATCTCATCCGTGTGACACGACTCATTGTCATTTCCATCATCTGCAGGGCCACTTTCTGCTTTCACTGGTTTCCCATTTTCGTCCCTGCTCTCGGCTTCGTTGTGCTCTTTTTCTGTGCCCGTGTGACTCGCGTTTCCATTTGTCTCCTCTTGTTTACTAGTCTTTTTGCCCTGCATTGCTCGCCTGGCCTCTTGGGTCTGCAGCTCAGACAGATAATGTCTTATGTTTTTACGAGCTGCATGTATCAGACCACTGTCAATGTCAAGGCCCAATATGCGGGCGGGTCTTAGCATTTTGGCGATATAGAGCGTTACATGGCCTGAGTTGCACCCCAAATCCAGTACTTCTTTACCTCTAAACCACTCGGGACGAAGCAGACGTAAACGAGGGTCTTCACTGCAGCCCGGGTTGCGGTATCCATAATACTTGTTGTAATTCCCATACTGGAACTTCTTCTGCTGTTCCTTTGTATGAGAGTGGGGCTGCTGGTGCTGACGTATTCCAGGGCCTATTTTGGAACCAGATTTTGGTGTGTGAAAGGAATTTTTTGCTCCCCCTGCACCAAAATGCCTGTCTCCAGGTCCCGACTTGCCAATCGGAGTAGAATGGGTGACAGGGGGCTCCATTTTGCCCGAGTTGCGCCTTCGCTTGCGTCTACTTGTGTGCTGGTACGGTGCCCCTGAAGTGGAATCCTCCACGGATGCAGGTGGCATCTCCTCTTTGCAGCTTGCTGAGCTGCAATCTGTGTGCTCGTGGGACTCTGCCATGACACTAGAAACACTACCGGATTCGTTGTTGGATTCTAGTGCAGAACATGAGGCTAAGGTACCTTGAAGAGGTACAGAAGGACCTGTTTTAACTTCACTTTTTCCTGATTCTGAGAGGTTCATTTGTGTGGCTGAAATCCCAATACCGCCACCACTCCCACCTCCACCACTcccacctccaccacctcctcctcctcccccatgGTGCCTGTTGCGGTGTCTCTTCCTTCCTCCACTCTTGAAGGGAGAAGccaaaaagctgctgtcagctaTCCCACTGTTCAGGTTCAGTGGATCTGTGATGTCCCTGGGGATGAGTATCTCCACAGGGTCTCGACTTTTTGCTGGCAGCGGAGAGGATTTGGGAGTCTCTGCATTCAGCGCCTTGTTGACCTCCTCATCCAGCAGGCTGTTGAGATTCAGTGGGTCAAAAATGTTCCCACCCAAGAGGAAGTTGGTGGGCAGGACAGAATCGCTCTCAGAGTTGGCCCTTCGTCTCCGTTTGCCAGATGAAGGATGCTTGAAACTAGAATTTGCAGTATAGCGCCGCTTTGTTAGCTTcgtttgttgttgctgctgctgttgttgttgtttggaatGATGAAAGCTATTTCTGCGATTGATGCTATTCTCGTTCCCTCTGGCTCTCTGTCCAGCATTGTCTGCGAGGGTGAGCGCATCAGttgtgctggtgtgttttggcgAGGCAGCAGTGCCCAGAAGAGGGCAAGCAGCTGCAAAGTCAGGGGTAGCTGCAGTTCCCTCCATCATCACAGACACACCACCGTAACCTCCAGGACAATCCGTGAGCTGCAGAGATGACGTCGAGCTAGGCTGTGGACTGCCCATTTTTGCAGTATCCTCATCAACAGACATCTCTTTTGATTTTCAGAGCTGATAAAGACATagaaagttttttgttgttgttgttgtttttttgttttgttttttttggggggggaggggggagtaATTTTCTGAGCCTGAAAAacgaaagaaacaaagaagttaCAGGAAGGAAAACTCATGTCATAAACTTAACATTCTTTTAGATATGGTGAACAAAATTGCTTTAAACCTGGTGCCTCCTCATTGTTgtgattacacacacacacacacacacacacacctgttaaGTAAAGTAACATAAGTTGGCTAATATTACATCAAAAATATGCTCAAGGCATCCTGGGATGTCCAGGCACTTGCACATCCAAGGGCCCCTGTATCTGTATTTATACCTATGAGGTGGGAGTTAAAAAATAACCCTTTACATTCCACTGTGATTTCCTAataacgatacacaaaattcatcTTTTTAGATACAGAGAATCTCTTGGCTCACACCCTTATCACATCTGTATTGTGGTATCTGAAGCGTGTCTACACAGGGGTTGCTGACCTGAAAAGTTTAGGAGTCCCCGTCTGGCACTGTTACCCAGTTAGCAAGCTAGCTCTTAGCTTCTCTATCGCGGGCCAAGAAGATTGAAACGTCGAGTAAACGTTGCGCTCTACTCCGGCCAGAAAGCGCTACCAGACAAGCACCAAAGTACCCACCTCGATATGCTGCTGCCCGAACCCCACTAAAATCGTGAGTCACACTCACGAAAGTGATACCATTTAACAGATGGCCACGCGTAGTCAACAGGGTAGCAACCACCATCAAAATATAACAGTCTCACCTCGCAGCTCGCGACTCTCCCCGCCTCCGGCCGGACTGTCACTACCCCGCACTCTCTCCGCTTGAGCTAACGTTAGCGCAGCTAGCACACAAGTGTCCCTACAGCGACACAACAGTGCTAAGCTACGCAAACAAGCGAGCAGGCACGGCACGGGTATCCTGCACTGGCCTGTAGGCAGCAAAGGCTCCGGTGGCCACGAAACTGTCTTATCGACTTCTTCAGTCAACTCCTAGTGGGCCAGTGTGAGGCAGGTTGGTGAATAAATTATTCCATTCGCTGACAGAGGCGGCATGGCGGCGCATCCGGGCTCCGAGCTGTAGCCCAAGATGACTGGGGCGGAGATCTCTGACTGGTGGCTGCGAGGCGGTGAGGAGAACTCCCCGCTACGATATTATAATGAGCCTCCTACTGCAGGTAACATTAGAGCCGATGACAGTTTTGTTATTGATTGATTAGCAGCttaaatttaattcatttattagACAATATATAAAAGGGAACAACTTAACAAAACAGGAGGGCTGAGGGACACTCAAAAGTGAACATAGAGCTTTCCCGCCTTGGTTAACTACCCTGACTATCAATTCAGCTAGTTGAGATTAGTTTCTTTGTTGCTACTCGATTATTCGACTAATTTGTATAGTCCTAAAGTCAGACTTTAATCCATACACCCTTACAGCCCTAGTAGACTAATATTAAAGTAGGCCTTAATGGTAGCCTGAGTACTGCATAGCCTGCACATTAGGTTTTTATAAAGTTTACTGATAAGCAGCAACCTCACAGTTTCCTTTTGTATGTTCTTTCCTAACTGATGTGCTCAATGCACTTTTGCAAATGCACGTTTCTAATTATGCATGTCAGGGGTATCAAACATGAGGACTGTGGGCCAGAATCAATCGGCAAAAGCAGCCCACTggatggaaaatgtgaaggaggacGTAAACTATTTATATTTAACTGAATTTTAACAACTTCTACAGCGTCTCCCTCCCCCATGGCCATTTATACTACAACAAAGTAAATAATacacaaacaattaaaaaacataagGTTCCAGTTTTTCACTATCTACTGTAGAAATGTATGATTTTTACAGTGGGTTAATAGTATAAATAAAAGACATTCAAGACAttgacaaaaatgtttttgtttcaacATTTTAGAACAGTCTGTGCAATTTTCCTCTCATTTTAcgtatttcttacaatttaagccTTAATCAGAAAAACTGCAATGTATTGTTGAAATTGCCCTTTTTTTCCACTAgtattaaaatatttcaaacattAAGTATGTAGTGGAACTTTTTATACAGtgacagaaaggggagtttcactggtTCAGCTCATTTAAGATCAAAGTGTGCTCTACTTGGCACTAATATTCACTAATATTCAAGAAGCAGTAGCCAAACAATCCCTGTAGTTATAATCCctaaacatcacacacacacatttgtaccCTTTTTAGTACAGAGTAACCTATGTAACATGAAGGTATATAGTGTGATGAGAGCTCACACTATATACGCAGGCATAATCACACCTTTTGTAGGTACATGCATACCTTCATAGGGTGTGAACttatttttgcttttagtttttaaaactgGATGTCTCTGTCCCACTGCAGCCTTTGCTTAACTGTCTGCATGATGTTAAAGACTGGTTAGCACAGAATTTTCTCACACTAAATGAAAATACGACTGAAGTTATGGTATTTG is a window encoding:
- the mepcea gene encoding 7SK snRNA methylphosphate capping enzyme, whose protein sequence is MSVDEDTAKMGSPQPSSTSSLQLTDCPGGYGGVSVMMEGTAATPDFAAACPLLGTAASPKHTSTTDALTLADNAGQRARGNENSINRRNSFHHSKQQQQQQQQQTKLTKRRYTANSSFKHPSSGKRRRRANSESDSVLPTNFLLGGNIFDPLNLNSLLDEEVNKALNAETPKSSPLPAKSRDPVEILIPRDITDPLNLNSGIADSSFLASPFKSGGRKRHRNRHHGGGGGGGGGGSGGGGSGGGIGISATQMNLSESGKSEVKTGPSVPLQGTLASCSALESNNESGSVSSVMAESHEHTDCSSASCKEEMPPASVEDSTSGAPYQHTSRRKRRRNSGKMEPPVTHSTPIGKSGPGDRHFGAGGAKNSFHTPKSGSKIGPGIRQHQQPHSHTKEQQKKFQYGNYNKYYGYRNPGCSEDPRLRLLRPEWFRGKEVLDLGCNSGHVTLYIAKMLRPARILGLDIDSGLIHAARKNIRHYLSELQTQEARRAMQGKKTSKQEETNGNASHTGTEKEHNEAESRDENGKPVKAESGPADDGNDNESCHTDEMETQRQGSKTGEMEQEDCDSPPADHSESCSFPVSLRISRGPIAAPPLTQTSTVQPGEFPSNVSFIKANYVLENDNLLLTQRPEYDVILCLSVTKWVHLNWGDSGLKRLFKRVYRHLRHGGLFILEPQPWESYVRRKKLTDNISRNYHSICLKPDLFSSYLTTEVGFTSFEYIGPPKCSVRGFQRPIYVFHK